A genomic window from Cinclus cinclus chromosome 5, bCinCin1.1, whole genome shotgun sequence includes:
- the EIF4E gene encoding eukaryotic translation initiation factor 4E — protein sequence MAAVEPETTPNPQPAEEEKTEPAPSQEVASPEQYIKHPLQNRWALWFFKNDKSKTWQANLRLISKFDTVEDFWALYNHIQLSSNLMPGCDYSLFKDGIEPMWEDEKNKRGGRWLITLNKQQRRSDLDRFWLETLLCLIGESFDDYSDDVCGAVVNVRTKGDKIAIWTTECENRDAVTHIGRVYKERLGLPPKIVIGYQSHADTATKSGSTTKNRFVV from the exons GAGACTACTCCCAATCCCCAACctgcagaagaggagaaaaCTGAGCCAGCACCTAGTCAGGAGGTTGCTAGCCCTGAACAGTATATTAAACATCCACTACAAAACAG ATGGGCACtctggttttttaaaaatgacaagAGCAAAACTTGGCAAGCAAATCTTCGTCTTATCTCAAAGTTCGATACTGTTGAAGATTTTTGGGC TTTATACAACCATATCCAGCTCTCTAGTAATTTAATGCCTGGTTGTGACTACTCGCTCTTTAAG GATGGGATTGAGCCCATGTgggaagatgaaaaaaacaagCGAGGAGGCCGATGGCTAATTACACTAAACAAGCAGCAGAGGCGAAGTGACCTTGATCGCTTCTGGCTAGAGACA ctgctgtgccttATTGGGGAGTCATTTGATGACTACAGTGATGATGTGTGTGGTGCTGTTGTTAATGTTAGAACTAAGGGTGATAAAATAGCAATATGGACAACTGAATGTGAAAACAGGGATGCTGTTACGCATATAGG gaGAGTATACAAGGAAAGATTAGGACTTCCTCCAAAGATAGTGATTGGTTATCAGTCCCATGCAGACACAGCTACTAAGAGCGGCTCCACCACTAAAAATAGGTTTGTTGTTTAA